One window of Podarcis raffonei isolate rPodRaf1 chromosome 15, rPodRaf1.pri, whole genome shotgun sequence genomic DNA carries:
- the KCTD9 gene encoding BTB/POZ domain-containing protein KCTD9 isoform X2, with the protein MKRVTLFVNGSPRNGKVVAVYGTLSDLLSVASNKLGIKATSVYNGRGGLIDDIALIRDDDVLFVCEGEPFIDPQNDVNPPEALTGSHSDWITLNVGGRYFTTTRTTLVSKEPDSMLARMFKDKGVLEEARFFGVDSLIEHLEAAIKNSQPAEDHSPISRKEFVRFLLATSTKSELRCQGLNFSGADLSRLDLRYINFKMANLSRCNLAHANLCCANLERADLSGSVLDCANLQGVKMLCSNAEGASLKGCNFEDPSGLKANLEGANLKGVDMEGSQMTGINLRVATLKNAKLKNCNLRGATLAGTDLENCDLSGCDLQEANLRGSNVKGAIFEEMLTPLHMSQSVR; encoded by the exons ATGAAGAGAGTCACCCTGTTTGTCAATGGCAGCCCCAGGAATGGAAAG GTTGTGGCTGTTTATGGGACACTGTCTGATTTGCTGTCTGTAGCCAGTAATAAGCTTGGAATAAAAGCAACCAGCGTGTACAATGGGAGAGGTGGGCTCATTGACGACATTGCTTTGATAAG GGATGATGATGTCCTCTTTGTATGTGAAGGGGAGCCGTTCATTG ATCCCCAGAATGATGTAAACCCTCCTGAAGCATTAACAGGCTCTCACTCAGACTGGATAACTCTCAACGTTGGAGGGCGGTACTTCACAACTACCCG GACCACATTAGTTAGTAAAGAACCTGATAGCATGCTGGCTCGCATGTTTAAAGATAAAG GGGTCTTAGAAGAAGCCAGGTTTTTTGGGGTTGACTCACTCATTGAACACCTAGAAGCAGCTATTAAG AATTCACAACCAGCTGAAGATCATTCGCCAATCTCCCGAAAGGAATTTGTTAGGTTCCTACTTGCGACTTCAACCAAATCTGAGCTACGCTGTCAG GGTTTAAATTTCAGCGGGGCAGATCTCTCTCGTTTAGATCTCCGATATATCAACTTCAAGATGGCCAACTTGAGCCGATGCAACCTGGCCCATGCCAACCTGTGCTGTGCAAACCTTGAACGAGCAGATCTCTCTGGATCAGTTCTAGAT tGTGCCAACCTCCAAGGAGTAAAGATGCTTTGTTCTAACGCAGAAGGAGCATCCCTGAAAGGGTGCAATTTTGAGGACCCCTCTGGCCTTAAAGCTAACCTagaag GTGCTAACTTGAAAGGAGTTGATATGGAAGGTAGTCAGATGACTGGAATAAATCTGAGAGTTGCAACTTTGAAAAATGCAAAGCTAAAGAACTGCAACCTGAGAGGAGCAACTCTTGCAGGAACTGACTTGGAG AATTGTGACCTGTCGGGCTGTGACCTGCAAGAAGCCAATCTGAGAGGGTCAAACGTGAAAGGAGCCATCTTCGAAGAGATGCTGACACCGCTACACATGTCTCAGAGTGTCAGATAG
- the KCTD9 gene encoding BTB/POZ domain-containing protein KCTD9 isoform X1 — protein MKRVTLFVNGSPRNGKVVAVYGTLSDLLSVASNKLGIKATSVYNGRGGLIDDIALIRDDDVLFVCEGEPFIDPQNDVNPPEALTGSHSDWITLNVGGRYFTTTRTTLVSKEPDSMLARMFKDKDAWGNKRDHRGAFLVDRSPEYFEPILNFLRHGQLIVNEGINLLGVLEEARFFGVDSLIEHLEAAIKNSQPAEDHSPISRKEFVRFLLATSTKSELRCQGLNFSGADLSRLDLRYINFKMANLSRCNLAHANLCCANLERADLSGSVLDCANLQGVKMLCSNAEGASLKGCNFEDPSGLKANLEGANLKGVDMEGSQMTGINLRVATLKNAKLKNCNLRGATLAGTDLENCDLSGCDLQEANLRGSNVKGAIFEEMLTPLHMSQSVR, from the exons ATGAAGAGAGTCACCCTGTTTGTCAATGGCAGCCCCAGGAATGGAAAG GTTGTGGCTGTTTATGGGACACTGTCTGATTTGCTGTCTGTAGCCAGTAATAAGCTTGGAATAAAAGCAACCAGCGTGTACAATGGGAGAGGTGGGCTCATTGACGACATTGCTTTGATAAG GGATGATGATGTCCTCTTTGTATGTGAAGGGGAGCCGTTCATTG ATCCCCAGAATGATGTAAACCCTCCTGAAGCATTAACAGGCTCTCACTCAGACTGGATAACTCTCAACGTTGGAGGGCGGTACTTCACAACTACCCG GACCACATTAGTTAGTAAAGAACCTGATAGCATGCTGGCTCGCATGTTTAAAGATAAAG ATGCCTGGGGGAATAAGCGAGATCACAGGGGAGCCTTCCTAGTCGACCGTAGTCCTGAGTACTTTGAACCAATTTTGAACTTTCTGCGTCATGGACAGCTTATTGTAAATGAAGGCATTAATTTGTTAG GGGTCTTAGAAGAAGCCAGGTTTTTTGGGGTTGACTCACTCATTGAACACCTAGAAGCAGCTATTAAG AATTCACAACCAGCTGAAGATCATTCGCCAATCTCCCGAAAGGAATTTGTTAGGTTCCTACTTGCGACTTCAACCAAATCTGAGCTACGCTGTCAG GGTTTAAATTTCAGCGGGGCAGATCTCTCTCGTTTAGATCTCCGATATATCAACTTCAAGATGGCCAACTTGAGCCGATGCAACCTGGCCCATGCCAACCTGTGCTGTGCAAACCTTGAACGAGCAGATCTCTCTGGATCAGTTCTAGAT tGTGCCAACCTCCAAGGAGTAAAGATGCTTTGTTCTAACGCAGAAGGAGCATCCCTGAAAGGGTGCAATTTTGAGGACCCCTCTGGCCTTAAAGCTAACCTagaag GTGCTAACTTGAAAGGAGTTGATATGGAAGGTAGTCAGATGACTGGAATAAATCTGAGAGTTGCAACTTTGAAAAATGCAAAGCTAAAGAACTGCAACCTGAGAGGAGCAACTCTTGCAGGAACTGACTTGGAG AATTGTGACCTGTCGGGCTGTGACCTGCAAGAAGCCAATCTGAGAGGGTCAAACGTGAAAGGAGCCATCTTCGAAGAGATGCTGACACCGCTACACATGTCTCAGAGTGTCAGATAG
- the KCTD9 gene encoding BTB/POZ domain-containing protein KCTD9 isoform X3, with protein MKRVTLFVNGSPRNGKVVAVYGTLSDLLSVASNKLGIKATSVYNGRGGLIDDIALIRDDDVLFVCEGEPFIDPQNDVNPPEALTGSHSDWITLNVGGRYFTTTRTTLVSKEPDSMLARMFKDKDAWGNKRDHRGAFLVDRSPEYFEPILNFLRHGQLIVNEGINLLGVLEEARFFGVDSLIEHLEAAIKNSQPAEDHSPISRKEFVRFLLATSTKSELRCQCANLQGVKMLCSNAEGASLKGCNFEDPSGLKANLEGANLKGVDMEGSQMTGINLRVATLKNAKLKNCNLRGATLAGTDLENCDLSGCDLQEANLRGSNVKGAIFEEMLTPLHMSQSVR; from the exons ATGAAGAGAGTCACCCTGTTTGTCAATGGCAGCCCCAGGAATGGAAAG GTTGTGGCTGTTTATGGGACACTGTCTGATTTGCTGTCTGTAGCCAGTAATAAGCTTGGAATAAAAGCAACCAGCGTGTACAATGGGAGAGGTGGGCTCATTGACGACATTGCTTTGATAAG GGATGATGATGTCCTCTTTGTATGTGAAGGGGAGCCGTTCATTG ATCCCCAGAATGATGTAAACCCTCCTGAAGCATTAACAGGCTCTCACTCAGACTGGATAACTCTCAACGTTGGAGGGCGGTACTTCACAACTACCCG GACCACATTAGTTAGTAAAGAACCTGATAGCATGCTGGCTCGCATGTTTAAAGATAAAG ATGCCTGGGGGAATAAGCGAGATCACAGGGGAGCCTTCCTAGTCGACCGTAGTCCTGAGTACTTTGAACCAATTTTGAACTTTCTGCGTCATGGACAGCTTATTGTAAATGAAGGCATTAATTTGTTAG GGGTCTTAGAAGAAGCCAGGTTTTTTGGGGTTGACTCACTCATTGAACACCTAGAAGCAGCTATTAAG AATTCACAACCAGCTGAAGATCATTCGCCAATCTCCCGAAAGGAATTTGTTAGGTTCCTACTTGCGACTTCAACCAAATCTGAGCTACGCTGTCAG tGTGCCAACCTCCAAGGAGTAAAGATGCTTTGTTCTAACGCAGAAGGAGCATCCCTGAAAGGGTGCAATTTTGAGGACCCCTCTGGCCTTAAAGCTAACCTagaag GTGCTAACTTGAAAGGAGTTGATATGGAAGGTAGTCAGATGACTGGAATAAATCTGAGAGTTGCAACTTTGAAAAATGCAAAGCTAAAGAACTGCAACCTGAGAGGAGCAACTCTTGCAGGAACTGACTTGGAG AATTGTGACCTGTCGGGCTGTGACCTGCAAGAAGCCAATCTGAGAGGGTCAAACGTGAAAGGAGCCATCTTCGAAGAGATGCTGACACCGCTACACATGTCTCAGAGTGTCAGATAG